Proteins encoded in a region of the Aliivibrio fischeri ATCC 7744 = JCM 18803 = DSM 507 genome:
- a CDS encoding HNH endonuclease, whose product MKTCIYCRQKKEIKKFSLEHVIPQFLGGSQAPDSLKTRDVCIDCNSNLGLFVDAAFEKDFMVFNQLSEVAYSLFDPKLTNGLPFRCMGICDLSPPDMKADEVCEYWLGPLGEQVFWVRPHDDQKYWYTGGNPRTVKKIRSKAYFMFSNRTLKAPEISWNAFKDVFIGKKVDKIMCTIVDGADPKTIEFSEPNELDLKRISYFQSNCSNGQERKNKVSMYIDFDIRFLAKLAIGLSYVYFGKDAIVGSAAEELYKALWFKPNDEKPKIKGAGAYNQNDTFLKQECGVDFGTTISLIPTNGHIALNLNINRKLNWLISCTESERVSPDLVDSLGFGKCFILVKPLNKVIELSLGELLAFNDGAVFNSELEEIKNKVNAHRGFFANL is encoded by the coding sequence ATGAAAACTTGTATTTATTGTCGACAGAAAAAAGAAATTAAGAAGTTTAGTTTAGAGCATGTTATTCCGCAATTTTTAGGTGGCTCGCAAGCTCCAGATAGTTTAAAAACTAGAGATGTCTGTATCGATTGTAATAGCAACCTTGGGCTGTTTGTAGATGCCGCATTTGAAAAAGATTTTATGGTTTTTAATCAACTGAGTGAAGTCGCATATTCATTGTTCGATCCAAAGCTAACTAATGGTTTACCTTTTCGATGTATGGGAATTTGTGATCTTTCCCCACCAGATATGAAAGCTGATGAGGTTTGTGAATATTGGTTAGGGCCTTTAGGCGAACAAGTTTTTTGGGTTCGACCACATGATGATCAGAAATACTGGTATACAGGGGGAAATCCTAGAACTGTAAAGAAAATACGCTCTAAAGCGTACTTTATGTTTTCGAATCGCACTTTAAAAGCTCCTGAAATATCATGGAATGCATTTAAGGACGTATTTATCGGTAAAAAAGTAGATAAAATAATGTGTACAATTGTTGATGGTGCAGATCCTAAAACTATAGAGTTTTCTGAACCCAACGAGTTAGATTTAAAACGGATTAGTTATTTTCAATCAAATTGTTCAAATGGACAAGAGCGTAAGAATAAAGTTTCAATGTATATTGATTTCGATATACGTTTTTTGGCTAAACTAGCAATTGGGCTTTCTTATGTTTATTTTGGAAAAGATGCGATTGTTGGTTCTGCTGCTGAGGAACTATATAAAGCTTTGTGGTTTAAGCCTAATGATGAAAAACCAAAGATAAAAGGGGCAGGTGCTTATAATCAAAATGATACTTTTTTAAAGCAAGAATGTGGCGTGGATTTTGGTACAACAATTTCGTTAATTCCCACTAATGGGCACATTGCGTTGAATCTTAATATAAATAGGAAGTTAAATTGGTTGATAAGTTGTACCGAAAGTGAGCGTGTTAGCCCGGATCTAGTTGATTCATTAGGTTTTGGTAAGTGTTTTATATTAGTAAAGCCACTAAATAAAGTGATAGAACTTAGTTTAGGAGAGCTTTTAGCCTTTAATGATGGTGCAGTGTTCAATTCTGAACTCGAAGAAATTAAGAATAAAGTTAATGCGCATCGTGGTTTCTTTGCCAATTTATAA
- a CDS encoding peptidase T codes for MSKYEIISTIVALMSIGVNIYQFRQRKPKLKIRINRGVEINKDGVGTYLCARIFISNSGSETAYYSGIEGIDDRGELFYPSCSLGIPNEIAPNDSIVGTITNGHLLCSGTKKLFVIDGTLNKHKVSNRALKKVIKDLKQERIRLESLGYEVHPNSSWAKSEQA; via the coding sequence ATGAGTAAATATGAGATTATTTCCACAATAGTTGCGTTAATGAGTATTGGAGTCAATATTTATCAATTTCGACAAAGAAAGCCGAAATTAAAAATACGTATAAATCGAGGTGTTGAAATAAATAAGGATGGTGTTGGTACTTATTTGTGTGCTCGGATTTTTATTTCTAACTCTGGCAGCGAAACTGCATATTATAGTGGAATTGAAGGTATAGATGATCGTGGAGAGTTATTTTATCCTAGTTGTTCTTTGGGTATCCCAAATGAAATTGCTCCTAATGATTCAATTGTTGGCACGATAACAAATGGGCATTTACTTTGTTCAGGCACTAAAAAATTATTTGTAATTGATGGGACATTGAATAAACATAAAGTATCAAATCGTGCATTGAAGAAAGTAATTAAAGATTTGAAACAGGAACGGATTAGGTTAGAAAGTTTAGGATATGAAGTTCACCCAAATAGTTCGTGGGCAAAATCAGAACAGGCATAA
- a CDS encoding cupin domain-containing protein, whose translation MIRNFYNCDKEVDNNSHDGVGSIDIYRAFRRKDFDGAWDFAIRVIMPPGSSMGEHSHEDDEEMYIILKGEGSMIIEGETKRVIAGDMIVNKRFGTHGLLNNSAEDIELLIIQASLK comes from the coding sequence ATGATTCGTAATTTCTACAACTGTGATAAAGAAGTTGATAACAATAGCCATGATGGTGTTGGCTCTATTGATATTTACCGTGCCTTTAGACGTAAAGATTTTGATGGTGCTTGGGACTTTGCTATTCGTGTCATTATGCCGCCAGGTAGTTCAATGGGGGAGCATTCTCACGAAGATGATGAAGAAATGTATATAATCCTCAAAGGTGAAGGCTCAATGATTATTGAGGGTGAAACTAAACGAGTTATTGCTGGCGATATGATTGTGAATAAACGTTTTGGTACTCATGGCTTATTAAATAATTCTGCCGAAGACATTGAATTGCTAATCATCCAAGCAAGTTTAAAGTAA
- a CDS encoding type II toxin-antitoxin system Phd/YefM family antitoxin, with translation MKVELVTTLKRQATKILSELHASKEPVLITEHGQPSAYLLDVDDYEFMQKRIAILEGIARGEKAISDNRVVSHEVAKEKMNKWL, from the coding sequence ATGAAAGTTGAATTAGTCACTACATTAAAACGTCAAGCAACCAAGATTCTTTCTGAACTTCATGCTTCAAAAGAACCAGTGTTAATTACAGAGCACGGTCAACCGTCGGCTTATTTGTTAGATGTTGATGATTACGAGTTTATGCAAAAACGAATTGCTATTCTTGAAGGTATTGCTCGCGGTGAAAAAGCAATTTCAGATAATCGTGTAGTTTCTCATGAAGTCGCAAAAGAGAAGATGAATAAATGGCTGTAA
- a CDS encoding type II toxin-antitoxin system RelE/ParE family toxin, with the protein MAVINWTESALLDLDEIAEYIAINNILAAKALVQSVFHRVECLEDFPLSGRSVPELPHLDYREIVLPPCRIFYKVTNDDIVYILYVMREERELRQFVLNDRGLQ; encoded by the coding sequence ATGGCTGTAATTAATTGGACTGAATCAGCATTATTAGATTTGGACGAAATTGCAGAATATATCGCTATTAATAATATCTTAGCGGCTAAGGCGTTAGTTCAATCAGTTTTCCATCGTGTTGAGTGTTTAGAGGATTTTCCATTATCAGGCCGTAGTGTTCCTGAGCTTCCTCATTTAGATTATCGTGAAATTGTATTGCCGCCATGCCGTATTTTTTACAAAGTAACTAACGATGATATTGTATATATTCTTTACGTCATGAGGGAAGAGCGCGAGTTACGCCAATTTGTTCTCAATGACCGTGGTTTGCAGTAA
- a CDS encoding VOC family protein — protein MNKSIEQRIGNIALVVENYDDAIEFYTKKLQFELVEDTDLGGGKRWVQISPPNSTGTNLLLAQASNDDQLKSVGNQAGGRVFLFLQTNDFWRDYEFMKAQGVEFTEEPRVEEYGTVVVFKDLYGTKWDLLQLNQAD, from the coding sequence ATGAATAAGTCTATCGAACAAAGAATTGGTAATATTGCCTTAGTTGTTGAAAACTATGATGATGCAATTGAATTTTATACCAAAAAACTACAATTTGAACTTGTCGAAGATACTGATTTAGGCGGTGGTAAACGTTGGGTTCAAATATCTCCACCTAATTCAACGGGCACAAATTTACTATTGGCTCAAGCAAGTAATGATGACCAATTAAAATCAGTTGGCAATCAAGCTGGCGGTCGTGTTTTCTTATTTCTTCAAACTAATGATTTCTGGCGTGACTATGAGTTTATGAAAGCTCAAGGTGTAGAATTTACTGAAGAGCCACGTGTTGAAGAATACGGCACAGTTGTTGTATTTAAAGACTTATACGGTACAAAATGGGACTTATTGCAGTTAAATCAAGCTGACTAA
- a CDS encoding type II toxin-antitoxin system RelE/ParE family toxin produces MKPFTLTISAKNDLKDVAIFTARRWGKEQRNIYLKQFDDSFWLLAENPDIGKGCDEIRNGYRKFPQGSHVIFYKQTGSQQIQIIRILHKSMDISPIFGA; encoded by the coding sequence ATGAAGCCATTCACATTAACGATTTCAGCAAAAAATGATCTTAAGGACGTAGCTATATTTACGGCTCGTCGTTGGGGAAAAGAGCAACGAAATATTTACCTTAAACAGTTTGATGATTCTTTTTGGTTGTTAGCGGAAAATCCAGATATAGGTAAAGGCTGTGATGAAATTAGGAATGGTTATCGAAAATTTCCCCAAGGTAGCCATGTAATATTTTACAAACAAACAGGTAGCCAACAAATACAGATAATTAGAATCCTGCACAAAAGCATGGACATCTCCCCTATTTTTGGCGCATAA
- a CDS encoding type II toxin-antitoxin system ParD family antitoxin produces MAKNTSITLGDHFEGFIGSQIQSGRYGSTSEVIRSALRLLETQETKLHTLRNSLIEGEESGVADYDLDSFINELDSENSK; encoded by the coding sequence ATGGCTAAAAACACAAGTATTACTTTAGGTGATCATTTTGAAGGCTTTATTGGCTCACAAATTCAATCAGGAAGATACGGCTCAACCAGTGAGGTTATTCGATCTGCATTACGTTTACTTGAAACACAAGAAACAAAATTGCATACATTACGTAACTCTCTTATTGAAGGAGAAGAAAGCGGGGTCGCTGATTACGATCTAGATTCATTTATTAATGAACTTGATAGCGAAAATTCAAAATGA
- a CDS encoding ISAs1 family transposase codes for MNYDEFKDHFNILSDTRQSRKSTYNFFEVMFQVVTAMLCGMKTWDEIDTFGEENLTWFRKFSDYSHGVPSHDTIARIVSLVDPDEFSICFTRWCNDIQHEKSLDTTHVAIDGKSLRGTYDYSKNKCLTHMVNAYSVDTGLVLGQLKTDSKSNEITTIPEILKLIKVKNRIISLDAMGCQRTIAADIVNRKGDYLLAVKGNQERLRNMFLNKFSFAQLVHLECDKFETEEVGKRGRKMVRSYYVVPFTEAFGDFSVDWDGLESLCIAVTYNKHNKSNSGSLGIRYFISSKKLSAEEFGKLCRGHWGVESMHWWLDSVMKEDDSKIMYQHAAENLSRIRQMCMNFIKLVDLKGTLKKRQLKCALNTDFREMVLFGT; via the coding sequence ATGAATTACGACGAGTTTAAAGACCATTTTAACATATTAAGCGATACACGTCAGTCGAGAAAATCGACGTATAATTTCTTTGAAGTCATGTTCCAAGTGGTTACCGCAATGTTGTGTGGAATGAAGACCTGGGACGAGATAGATACCTTTGGTGAAGAGAATTTAACGTGGTTTAGAAAATTTAGCGATTACTCTCATGGAGTACCGAGTCACGATACCATTGCTCGAATAGTTAGTTTGGTTGACCCCGATGAATTTTCAATTTGTTTTACACGGTGGTGCAATGATATTCAGCATGAAAAATCATTAGATACGACTCATGTAGCGATTGATGGGAAATCATTAAGAGGAACATATGACTATAGTAAAAACAAATGCTTAACTCATATGGTAAATGCTTATTCTGTTGATACAGGCTTGGTTTTAGGCCAATTAAAAACAGATTCCAAAAGCAATGAAATAACGACAATTCCTGAAATACTAAAGCTAATTAAAGTTAAAAACAGAATTATTAGTCTTGATGCAATGGGCTGTCAGAGAACAATTGCAGCAGATATTGTTAATAGAAAAGGTGATTACTTATTAGCAGTGAAAGGTAACCAAGAACGTTTACGTAATATGTTTTTAAATAAATTTTCTTTTGCTCAACTTGTTCATTTAGAGTGTGATAAATTTGAAACGGAAGAAGTCGGTAAGCGCGGAAGAAAAATGGTTAGGTCTTATTATGTTGTGCCATTTACAGAAGCATTTGGAGACTTCTCTGTTGATTGGGACGGTCTAGAAAGTTTATGTATAGCAGTGACTTATAATAAACATAACAAAAGTAACTCAGGGTCTTTAGGTATTAGATATTTCATATCATCTAAGAAATTATCAGCAGAAGAGTTTGGTAAATTATGCCGAGGCCATTGGGGTGTAGAAAGTATGCATTGGTGGTTGGATAGCGTAATGAAAGAAGACGACAGTAAGATAATGTATCAGCATGCTGCAGAGAATTTATCTAGGATCCGCCAGATGTGTATGAACTTCATAAAATTGGTGGATTTAAAAGGAACGTTAAAGAAACGGCAGTTGAAATGTGCACTTAATACAGACTTTAGAGAGATGGTATTATTTGGCACTTAG
- a CDS encoding GNAT family N-acetyltransferase codes for MKFSTRSAKDSDFEFLFELKKAAEFEPIKAVFGWDDKIQHEMHQDEWDEEKPTIIEISGDAVGSYLLQNKGDHFYFCRFFLLPSFHGKGIGSQILSQCLEFADSENKPVKLCYLQGNRVGGLYRKFGFQVTSEDAQFVHMNRVRMCL; via the coding sequence TTGAAATTTTCTACGCGTTCAGCGAAAGATAGTGATTTTGAGTTCTTATTTGAACTTAAAAAGGCAGCTGAATTTGAGCCAATTAAGGCTGTATTTGGTTGGGACGATAAAATCCAACATGAAATGCATCAAGATGAATGGGATGAAGAAAAGCCAACCATTATTGAAATATCAGGTGACGCAGTAGGTAGCTATTTGCTTCAAAACAAAGGTGATCATTTCTATTTTTGCCGTTTCTTTTTATTACCAAGTTTCCACGGAAAAGGCATAGGAAGTCAGATTTTAAGTCAATGTTTAGAGTTTGCTGATAGTGAAAATAAACCAGTGAAATTGTGTTATTTGCAAGGTAATCGGGTAGGCGGTTTATATCGTAAATTTGGTTTCCAAGTAACATCCGAAGATGCTCAATTTGTTCATATGAACCGTGTGAGAATGTGCTTATAA
- a CDS encoding AbiU2 domain-containing protein — MSVIIKRIEKCEMLVSTIVNTYFLADQNSKLLIHLLGESKHLDRWKDSYAASGVNTLRFSLYMHVLSEVRAIMFDSHSKVASVPNIIKVLDDLDFRKKLKKWFCDVSSCQVYSIGDSLSEESIEYIRQEEAKDKELYFDELLYKATENYKNLISSELGIRVNNARNKMISHKEFQTTKEDGRRVFDASDFGLVYSDAADILEASHDIIFSLYSLFTKSHFDSRNEIKHHEFVANEFWSK; from the coding sequence ATGAGCGTAATTATTAAACGAATAGAAAAATGTGAAATGTTAGTATCGACTATAGTCAATACCTATTTTCTTGCAGACCAAAATAGTAAATTACTCATTCACTTACTTGGAGAATCAAAGCACCTAGATCGTTGGAAGGATTCTTATGCAGCAAGCGGAGTAAATACACTTCGTTTTTCTTTATATATGCACGTACTTTCTGAAGTTAGAGCTATTATGTTTGATTCGCATTCTAAAGTTGCGAGTGTACCAAATATAATCAAGGTACTCGATGATCTAGATTTTCGGAAGAAGTTGAAAAAATGGTTTTGCGATGTATCTAGTTGTCAGGTGTATTCAATAGGTGATTCATTATCTGAAGAATCAATTGAGTACATTCGTCAAGAAGAAGCTAAGGATAAAGAATTATACTTTGACGAACTTTTATATAAAGCTACGGAGAATTATAAAAACTTAATTTCGTCTGAGCTTGGGATAAGGGTTAATAACGCAAGAAATAAAATGATTTCTCATAAAGAGTTCCAAACCACGAAGGAAGATGGACGTAGAGTTTTTGATGCATCAGATTTTGGCTTGGTTTATTCTGATGCAGCAGACATTCTAGAGGCATCTCATGATATTATTTTCTCTTTATATTCTCTGTTTACAAAATCTCACTTTGATAGTCGAAATGAGATTAAGCATCATGAATTTGTAGCAAATGAGTTTTGGTCAAAGTAA
- a CDS encoding ClbS/DfsB family four-helix bundle protein, with protein MSSVPKNKDELVDAISSISSKLLVDYQSIPSELSRYLEIEGNVKNTKVSVCDTLSYLIGWGKLVLKWYQLKSDGKSVDFPETGYKWNQLGELAQSFQAHYKDWDFVDLQLEFKSTTKEILDLINSLDNYVLYEILWYEQWTLGRMIQFNTSSPMKNMRTKVRRFKKAHGIN; from the coding sequence ATGTCCTCAGTCCCAAAAAATAAAGATGAGTTAGTTGATGCGATTAGCTCTATTTCATCTAAATTATTAGTTGATTATCAATCTATTCCATCGGAGTTATCTCGTTATTTGGAAATTGAAGGAAACGTAAAAAATACAAAAGTTAGTGTTTGCGATACTCTTTCATATTTAATAGGTTGGGGTAAGCTGGTTCTTAAATGGTATCAGCTAAAATCAGATGGAAAGTCTGTAGATTTCCCTGAGACCGGTTATAAATGGAATCAACTAGGTGAATTAGCTCAAAGCTTCCAAGCTCATTATAAAGACTGGGATTTCGTTGATTTACAGCTTGAGTTTAAATCGACAACTAAAGAAATTTTAGATCTAATTAATAGCCTTGATAATTATGTTTTATATGAAATCCTGTGGTATGAGCAATGGACGTTAGGACGAATGATCCAATTTAATACATCGTCACCAATGAAAAATATGAGAACAAAAGTAAGACGCTTTAAAAAGGCTCATGGGATCAATTAG
- a CDS encoding N-acetyltransferase has protein sequence MKTKMDWKMWQLMEAPSLIQQIEMWLDLIDKYGADEWSSCDMEADGWQLLLRCRTNDIVGNCMVIATIRLDEKLQNKGRLKSFLNYLSDVTPWPTIAIEQIENKDLIRFCKKNKFTQISPRYSDSFRIEKDKLIRFNVDEFQAYI, from the coding sequence TTGAAAACTAAAATGGATTGGAAAATGTGGCAGCTTATGGAAGCACCGTCATTAATTCAGCAAATTGAAATGTGGTTGGACTTAATCGATAAATATGGAGCAGATGAATGGTCTAGTTGTGATATGGAAGCTGATGGCTGGCAATTATTATTGAGGTGTAGAACTAATGATATTGTTGGTAATTGTATGGTTATTGCTACAATACGGCTTGATGAAAAATTGCAGAATAAAGGCAGATTAAAATCGTTTCTTAATTATTTATCAGATGTTACACCTTGGCCGACAATAGCAATTGAGCAAATAGAGAATAAAGATTTAATTAGGTTTTGTAAAAAAAATAAATTTACACAGATTAGTCCTCGGTACAGTGACTCTTTTCGTATAGAAAAAGATAAACTAATACGATTTAATGTGGATGAATTTCAAGCATATATTTAG
- a CDS encoding dienelactone hydrolase family protein: MKIVIVTDIFGLCESIDNLIRHLAHYMINPVVIEPYQGVRYNFLSEQDAYEAFIEQCGHDKYFSLVSKSLSIEKPELIIGFSAGASAVWRVSNLDNLECRGAICFYPAQIRNHLDIKPKFPLKVVFPCTESAFDVLDISNRVLSYENVNTDITPFQHGFMNNRSAAYDLSGEMYGLKLIEMNISS, encoded by the coding sequence ATGAAAATTGTAATAGTTACAGATATCTTCGGACTATGTGAGTCGATTGATAACCTAATCAGGCATCTAGCTCATTATATGATAAATCCTGTGGTTATTGAGCCATATCAAGGCGTACGTTATAACTTTCTTAGTGAGCAAGACGCTTATGAAGCTTTTATTGAGCAATGCGGTCATGATAAATACTTCTCTTTGGTTTCTAAGTCTCTTTCAATAGAGAAGCCGGAATTAATTATTGGTTTTAGTGCAGGAGCAAGCGCGGTGTGGAGGGTATCTAATTTGGATAATTTAGAGTGCAGGGGAGCAATCTGTTTTTATCCGGCACAAATACGAAATCATCTTGATATTAAGCCTAAATTTCCACTAAAGGTAGTTTTCCCCTGTACAGAGAGTGCATTTGATGTGCTCGATATTAGCAATAGGGTTTTATCCTATGAAAATGTAAACACAGACATCACTCCTTTTCAGCATGGTTTTATGAACAATCGTTCTGCGGCATATGATTTATCGGGTGAGATGTATGGTTTGAAACTTATCGAAATGAATATATCATCTTAG
- a CDS encoding SIR2 family NAD-dependent protein deacylase, with amino-acid sequence MSEIFEIAYAAASNRICFFTGTGFSKAVTGGRAPSWQGLLEDLTDLLPNGKDTKNALFPEDGKNPLSLEECAQVIGIELSSIGLNIHTETARLIESVDISDDIEPIVEFMSKRSFRAVTTNYDKLLEQISGESDCHSIAPGLPIPRSLSRAKVYHVHGSIDSANNMIITSDDYFKFLNGESYFSRKLSTVLHENTVVILGYSLGDTNLKAIISDYKGFSKNHVVSSNIFLVSRSPVVQQVKDYYSHCYGIRVIDNTDVLEFFILLNDRLAEAEKCVEFSVSNIKKVILENHSYKKTYLSVYNSFYEVISSIAAAGFSINNTRVVEALGKIIESKTELTHENNAWDQYVQLANWLIYIASILDIKGTSLEDCLVLKYVDDF; translated from the coding sequence TTGAGTGAAATATTTGAAATAGCATATGCAGCAGCTTCCAATAGAATATGTTTTTTCACTGGTACAGGTTTTTCAAAAGCAGTTACAGGTGGAAGGGCTCCAAGTTGGCAAGGATTGTTGGAAGATTTGACTGATTTATTGCCAAATGGAAAAGATACGAAGAACGCATTATTCCCAGAAGATGGAAAAAATCCTTTGAGCTTAGAAGAGTGTGCTCAAGTCATCGGGATAGAGTTGTCGAGTATTGGCTTAAATATACATACAGAAACCGCACGTTTGATAGAGTCTGTAGATATTTCTGATGATATAGAACCTATAGTTGAATTTATGTCTAAAAGATCTTTTCGTGCAGTGACAACTAACTACGATAAGCTACTTGAGCAAATTTCTGGTGAATCTGATTGTCACTCTATCGCACCAGGGCTTCCAATTCCAAGGTCACTATCTCGAGCTAAAGTTTACCATGTACATGGTTCAATTGATTCTGCTAATAATATGATTATCACTTCAGATGATTACTTTAAGTTTTTAAATGGAGAATCGTACTTTTCTAGGAAATTAAGCACAGTTCTACATGAAAACACTGTAGTTATTTTAGGCTACTCACTTGGTGATACTAACTTAAAAGCAATTATTAGTGACTATAAAGGTTTTTCTAAAAACCATGTAGTTAGCTCAAATATTTTTCTTGTCTCTAGATCACCGGTTGTTCAGCAGGTCAAAGATTACTACTCGCATTGCTATGGAATAAGAGTTATTGATAACACTGATGTTCTCGAATTTTTCATATTGCTTAATGATCGCTTAGCCGAAGCTGAAAAATGTGTTGAATTCTCAGTTAGTAATATTAAAAAGGTTATTCTCGAAAATCATTCATATAAAAAGACTTATTTGAGTGTGTATAACTCGTTTTATGAAGTTATTTCCTCAATTGCAGCTGCTGGTTTTAGTATTAATAATACAAGGGTCGTAGAAGCACTAGGTAAGATCATAGAATCAAAAACGGAACTTACTCATGAAAATAATGCGTGGGATCAATACGTTCAATTGGCTAATTGGTTGATATATATTGCTAGTATTTTAGATATAAAAGGTACATCCCTTGAAGATTGTCTCGTCCTAAAATACGTTGACGATTTTTAA
- a CDS encoding IS3 family transposase (programmed frameshift): MTNQEKTKNKRTQRDYSLGFKLQLVAAIEKGDMTYKQAQNIYGIQGRSTVLTWLRKHGKMDWSQSPKIIMPKSPKAKESPAQKIKRLERELDDERMRNLLLNEVVNIMDAEHGAGLRKKYIGQGARSLQKQKMISLERASQLLGITRQCIYQQERRALKRAVELSPVKNMVQEIRRYMPRIGGKKLYFLLKPKFITHGIKLGRDNFFSYLRNECLLVKPKRSYTKTTYSKHWMKKHPNLLKEVTPQASEEVFVSDITYVQSQKGIHYLSLVTDAYSRKIMGYELSDEMKATDVVKALDMAIDSRQYQRSTIHHSDRGLQYCSKVYQEKLNKNDIKPSMTDGYDCYQNALAERINGILKQEFLLYDCKDLEELRHLVEESIFIYNEMRPHLSLGMSTPNQVHKKAKCVRT, encoded by the exons ATGACAAATCAAGAAAAAACAAAGAATAAGCGAACTCAACGCGATTATTCATTAGGCTTTAAATTGCAGCTTGTTGCCGCTATAGAAAAAGGCGATATGACCTATAAGCAAGCTCAAAACATTTATGGCATTCAAGGTCGATCTACCGTACTTACTTGGTTAAGAAAACACGGTAAGATGGACTGGTCTCAATCACCTAAGATTATTATGCCTAAATCCCCGAAAGCGAAAGAATCGCCTGCACAAAAAATTAAACGTTTAGAGCGAGAGCTTGATGATGAAAGAATGCGTAATTTATTACTTAATGAAGTAGTGAATATCATGGACGCAGAACATGGTGCAGGCCTTAGAAAAAAGTATATTG GCCAAGGAGCAAGAAGTCTTCAAAAGCAGAAAATGATCAGCTTAGAGCGAGCTAGTCAGCTACTTGGCATTACAAGACAATGTATATACCAACAAGAACGTAGAGCTCTGAAACGTGCCGTTGAACTTTCACCGGTTAAAAATATGGTGCAAGAAATTCGTCGATATATGCCTCGTATTGGAGGTAAAAAATTATATTTTTTACTTAAGCCCAAATTCATCACTCATGGCATAAAGTTAGGCAGAGATAACTTTTTTTCCTATTTAAGAAATGAGTGCTTATTAGTAAAACCTAAACGAAGTTATACAAAAACTACCTATAGTAAGCATTGGATGAAAAAACATCCTAATTTACTTAAAGAAGTAACACCTCAAGCATCTGAAGAGGTTTTTGTTAGTGATATCACTTACGTTCAATCACAAAAAGGTATTCATTATTTATCTTTAGTAACAGATGCTTATAGTCGAAAGATAATGGGATATGAATTAAGTGATGAAATGAAAGCTACTGATGTAGTCAAAGCTCTTGATATGGCGATAGATAGCCGTCAATATCAAAGGAGTACGATTCATCATTCAGACCGAGGATTACAGTATTGTTCAAAGGTTTATCAGGAAAAATTGAATAAAAATGATATTAAGCCATCAATGACGGATGGTTATGATTGCTATCAAAATGCATTAGCAGAGCGAATAAATGGGATACTTAAACAAGAGTTTCTTTTGTATGACTGTAAAGATTTAGAGGAGTTAAGGCATTTAGTTGAAGAATCTATTTTTATTTATAATGAAATGCGGCCACATTTAAGCTTGGGAATGAGTACACCAAATCAAGTACACAAAAAAGCCAAGTGCGTACGCACTTAG